In bacterium, one genomic interval encodes:
- the acpS gene encoding holo-ACP synthase, which yields MKLGAVGIDLVDVTRIANLISRYGDKFVLRILGPDEIAQMGIRRDRAQFVAGRFAAKEAAVKALGHYLVDKPALSRIQVINDETGRPALDLASLNLPQLRHVSAKLSISHERTHAIAIVILTEEK from the coding sequence GTGAAACTCGGCGCAGTCGGAATTGATCTGGTTGATGTTACGCGGATCGCGAATCTTATTTCGCGATATGGCGATAAATTCGTGTTGCGTATACTTGGCCCGGATGAGATTGCCCAGATGGGAATCCGGCGGGATCGTGCTCAGTTTGTGGCCGGGCGATTTGCCGCGAAAGAAGCGGCGGTCAAAGCGCTGGGCCATTATCTGGTCGACAAACCCGCGCTCTCCCGGATCCAGGTCATCAACGATGAAACCGGCCGACCGGCGCTTGATCTTGCTTCACTGAACCTCCCACAACTTCGCCACGTCTCGGCGAAGCTCTCCATCTCCCATGAACGCACACATGCCATTGCGATTGTTATCCTGACGGAGGAAAAATGA
- a CDS encoding orotate phosphoribosyltransferase has protein sequence MSSSNILQLFKDSGALLTGHFLLTSGRHSDVYYEKFTLLKNPTICTQICKSMADHFKNSGVQTVVGPTTGGILIAYDVARYLGVESIYAEQGENGRVFKRGFSLEPGEKVLIVDDVLTTGKSVEEVIALVKSYKADIVGIGLFLDRSGGKVTFPYPTQALATVSADSWEATACPLCQKDVPFTQRGSRKL, from the coding sequence ATGAGTTCGTCGAATATCCTGCAGCTTTTCAAAGATTCCGGAGCGTTGCTGACCGGTCATTTTCTGTTGACCTCGGGTCGGCATTCTGATGTGTACTACGAGAAATTCACTTTGCTGAAAAATCCGACCATCTGCACGCAGATATGCAAGTCGATGGCGGATCATTTCAAGAACAGCGGCGTCCAGACGGTTGTCGGTCCCACCACCGGCGGGATCCTGATCGCGTACGATGTCGCCCGCTATCTTGGCGTTGAATCGATCTATGCCGAACAGGGTGAGAACGGCCGTGTTTTCAAGCGCGGATTTTCGCTGGAACCGGGTGAGAAGGTGCTGATCGTCGATGATGTATTGACCACTGGCAAGTCAGTCGAAGAAGTCATCGCGCTGGTGAAATCCTACAAGGCTGATATTGTCGGGATCGGGCTGTTCCTCGATCGGTCCGGCGGTAAAGTGACATTCCCTTATCCTACCCAAGCGTTGGCCACTGTGAGTGCCGATAGTTGGGAAGCGACTGCGTGTCCGCTCTGCCAGAAGGATGTTCCTTTCACGCAGCGTGGAAGCCGAAAGCTGTAG
- a CDS encoding response regulator, which produces MSPNVNRSRILVVDDESIVVSLVRDALEDEDYDIITAMTGDEALAIVQSEELDLLVTDIRMPGMTGIELVKLARDRQPDLGVIFMTGYANLNSAKDAIKQGAFDYIMKPFELTEIRQAVRNGLKIKAAAAEKTSTTELTKLSDLNQMLFATNDRASLVTSSLKFILMNLHIAKGSATFHDKENEACATVSIVDGVESRDRHSDAPIQQAVQKGGAKNLQYPLLIDSAENHPLYLADPQPELQTLVRPGWASDTDQMIIVPITRNGELFGWFALGPNEPIIQLRDADLKFLTITAGQLAITLENQALLEETQKAYSGLKELQDETVRLEKIATRGQMSAEIGHELNNFLGVVAGNLQLLDFHLKKGNVQDLGKYVSAMSGTIEKIKVFTANLMDLTPISSEKTVMSFGKLMSEVIDYLRPQKRFQGVQIKVSGTDLHLPFEADSTQMQQLLYNLFNNAADAMVDRPKKEITVELSATSDTQFAVAIRDTGCGFPPELLKRAFQERFTTKKLGHGFGLVVCKRIIENHGGKLVVESMENQGSTISITFPLAETELVPA; this is translated from the coding sequence ATGAGCCCGAACGTAAACAGAAGCAGGATCCTGGTAGTCGACGATGAATCAATCGTCGTCTCTCTCGTGCGTGACGCGCTGGAGGACGAAGATTATGATATCATCACCGCCATGACCGGTGACGAAGCGCTCGCCATCGTGCAGAGCGAAGAGCTGGATCTGCTGGTGACCGATATCCGGATGCCCGGTATGACCGGCATCGAATTGGTCAAGCTTGCCCGCGACAGACAACCCGATCTGGGCGTCATCTTCATGACCGGCTACGCGAATCTCAACTCTGCCAAAGACGCGATCAAGCAAGGTGCATTCGACTACATCATGAAACCGTTCGAGCTGACGGAGATCCGCCAGGCTGTCCGCAACGGTCTCAAGATCAAAGCCGCCGCTGCGGAGAAAACCTCCACCACCGAGTTGACTAAACTCTCCGATCTGAATCAGATGTTGTTTGCCACCAACGACCGCGCCTCGTTGGTTACCTCCTCGCTCAAGTTCATCCTGATGAACCTGCATATCGCCAAAGGCTCGGCGACTTTCCATGATAAAGAGAACGAGGCCTGTGCCACGGTTTCGATCGTCGACGGAGTGGAATCACGAGATCGCCATTCCGATGCCCCGATCCAACAGGCGGTCCAGAAAGGCGGAGCAAAAAACCTGCAGTATCCTCTGCTCATCGATAGCGCGGAGAATCACCCGCTTTATCTGGCTGATCCACAGCCGGAACTGCAAACATTGGTTCGTCCAGGCTGGGCATCTGATACCGATCAGATGATCATCGTCCCGATCACCCGCAATGGCGAACTCTTCGGATGGTTTGCTCTCGGTCCAAACGAGCCGATCATCCAGCTACGCGACGCAGACCTCAAATTTCTCACCATTACGGCGGGTCAGCTCGCCATCACCCTGGAGAACCAGGCGCTGCTCGAAGAAACGCAGAAAGCATATTCGGGCCTGAAAGAGCTGCAGGACGAGACAGTTCGACTGGAAAAGATCGCCACCCGCGGGCAGATGTCCGCCGAGATCGGCCATGAATTGAATAACTTCCTGGGAGTGGTTGCCGGTAACCTGCAGTTGCTTGATTTCCATCTGAAAAAAGGAAATGTCCAGGATCTTGGGAAATATGTCAGCGCCATGTCCGGGACGATCGAGAAGATCAAGGTCTTTACCGCCAATCTGATGGACCTCACGCCGATCTCTTCAGAGAAGACAGTCATGTCATTCGGCAAGCTGATGAGTGAGGTGATCGACTACCTGCGACCGCAGAAGCGCTTCCAGGGTGTCCAGATCAAGGTGAGCGGCACCGACCTGCATCTCCCTTTCGAGGCTGACTCCACACAGATGCAGCAATTGCTCTACAACCTGTTTAATAACGCTGCCGATGCCATGGTCGATCGTCCCAAAAAAGAGATCACCGTTGAATTATCGGCCACCAGTGACACGCAGTTTGCGGTCGCGATTCGCGATACCGGTTGCGGCTTCCCTCCGGAACTGCTGAAACGCGCGTTCCAGGAACGCTTCACCACCAAAAAACTGGGCCATGGATTTGGATTGGTCGTCTGTAAGCGGATAATTGAAAATCACGGCGGGAAGCTGGTAGTAGAGTCGATGGAAAATCAGGGCTCCACTATCAGCATCACCTTCCCCCTGGCCGAGACCGAACTGGTCCCGGCATAA
- a CDS encoding response regulator: MARILVIDDSQVIRDLLADFLADAGHFVDCAAESDDGIRMAVQGSYDICICDLHIPKKNGFQIYTEISRQLPKLKFIMTDSLPDNLADQVSEAGVPYILRKPFDLDQLREVLSTVCASLQKV, translated from the coding sequence ATGGCCAGAATCCTGGTGATTGATGATTCGCAGGTTATTCGCGACCTGTTGGCCGACTTTTTGGCCGATGCCGGCCACTTTGTCGACTGCGCCGCGGAATCCGATGACGGCATCCGGATGGCGGTCCAGGGGAGTTACGACATCTGTATCTGCGACCTTCATATCCCCAAGAAAAACGGATTCCAGATCTACACCGAGATCAGTCGCCAACTCCCGAAACTCAAGTTCATCATGACAGATTCGCTTCCGGACAATCTGGCCGACCAGGTGTCCGAAGCAGGCGTGCCATATATCCTGCGCAAACCGTTTGACCTCGACCAACTCCGTGAGGTCTTGTCCACGGTCTGCGCCTCTTTGCAGAAAGTATGA
- a CDS encoding response regulator, protein MSADDKHTILVVDDEEIIRDFLSEVLEDYQVTVACDGDEAIEKLKSRPYDLVITDLRMPRIPGEEVVKFARDTYPGAKVVVISGYSSLATVSQSVHNGACAFLSKPFSIKELLQTVNTALSS, encoded by the coding sequence ATGAGTGCAGACGACAAGCATACTATTCTAGTGGTTGACGACGAAGAGATCATCCGCGACTTCCTTTCGGAAGTGCTGGAGGATTATCAGGTTACGGTCGCTTGTGATGGAGATGAGGCGATCGAAAAACTCAAGAGTCGTCCCTACGACCTCGTCATTACGGACCTTCGGATGCCACGCATTCCGGGAGAAGAAGTCGTGAAATTCGCCCGCGACACTTATCCGGGAGCCAAGGTCGTGGTCATCTCTGGATATTCTAGTCTGGCGACAGTAAGCCAGTCAGTTCACAACGGCGCTTGTGCCTTTTTATCCAAGCCGTTCAGCATCAAAGAATTGCTGCAAACCGTGAACACCGCGCTTAGTTCGTGA